In one window of Paracoccus saliphilus DNA:
- a CDS encoding LysR family transcriptional regulator — protein sequence MAMDRPQLPLNALRAFEAAARHLNLTRAAIELCVTQAALSHQIRGLEERLGVTLFRRVPRGLVLTDEGASLVPVLTRAFDGMSDALDIAVSGAFHETVNLGVVGSFATEWLMPRLPDFRARHPSVDLRIHTNNNRVDIAGEGLDLAIRFGSGSWHATEATPLMPAPMTVLCSPAWAARLASTDELARAPLLRSYRAAEWEHWFSAQGMTCPPLRGPVFDNSLAIAEMAARGHGVGLLPLVLFRDWVAMGRLAQPFAEQVNAGSYWLTRLHSNPETAGQRAFRDWLVETAR from the coding sequence ATGGCGATGGATCGTCCACAACTCCCCCTGAACGCACTTCGCGCCTTCGAGGCCGCGGCGCGGCATCTGAACCTGACCCGCGCGGCAATCGAGCTATGCGTGACGCAGGCCGCGCTCAGCCACCAGATCCGGGGGTTGGAGGAGCGGTTGGGCGTGACCCTGTTCCGGCGGGTGCCGCGTGGATTGGTGCTCACCGACGAGGGCGCGTCGCTGGTGCCGGTGCTGACGCGGGCTTTCGACGGCATGTCGGATGCGCTCGACATCGCGGTCAGCGGCGCGTTCCACGAAACCGTCAACCTGGGCGTCGTCGGCAGTTTCGCGACCGAATGGCTGATGCCGCGGCTGCCGGATTTCCGTGCCCGTCATCCCTCTGTCGATCTGCGGATTCATACCAATAACAACCGGGTCGATATCGCCGGAGAGGGGCTCGACCTGGCCATCCGCTTTGGCAGCGGAAGCTGGCACGCCACCGAAGCGACCCCCCTCATGCCGGCGCCGATGACCGTGCTGTGCAGCCCGGCTTGGGCGGCGCGGCTGGCATCGACCGATGAACTGGCGCGCGCCCCGTTGCTGCGTTCCTATCGTGCCGCGGAATGGGAGCACTGGTTCTCCGCGCAAGGGATGACATGCCCTCCGCTGCGCGGGCCGGTATTCGACAATTCGCTGGCCATTGCGGAAATGGCCGCACGCGGACACGGGGTCGGGCTGCTTCCGCTGGTATTGTTCCGGGACTGGGTGGCGATGGGCCGTCTTGCCCAGCCATTCGCCGAACAGGTGAATGCCGGGAGCTATTGGCTGACCCGGCTGCATTCGAATCCCGAAACGGCGGGACAGCGTGCCTTCCGCGACTGGCTTGTGGAGACGGCGCGGTAA
- the bla gene encoding class A beta-lactamase yields the protein MNTNCIRIAMAALAGLLWLQPAQAQDPVTDRVIEAEQKLQARVGYHMVDLTSGKATGYRSDERFPMLSTFKVPLCAAVLARVDAGEEELDRRIGYASGDLVEYSPVTEQHVGEGMTLSALCDAAITMSDNTAANLLLETIGGPEGLTTFLRATGDQVSRLDRWETGLNEALPGDPRDTTTPRAMVSTLHRLLFGDALSEAARKILITWMENNLVADDLIRVSLPHGWYIADKSGAGARGARAIVGVLGPEDRPERIVAIYMTETSASIEARNAEIAKIAKVIVTNWNAKN from the coding sequence ATGAACACGAACTGCATTCGCATTGCGATGGCGGCCCTTGCCGGTCTGCTCTGGCTACAACCCGCGCAGGCGCAAGACCCCGTCACCGATCGCGTCATCGAGGCGGAACAGAAACTGCAGGCCCGTGTCGGCTATCACATGGTGGACCTGACATCGGGTAAAGCCACCGGCTATCGTTCTGACGAGCGTTTCCCGATGCTCAGCACATTCAAGGTGCCGCTTTGCGCCGCGGTGCTGGCCCGCGTCGATGCCGGGGAAGAAGAACTGGATCGGCGCATAGGCTATGCCAGCGGGGATCTGGTCGAATATTCTCCGGTGACCGAGCAGCATGTCGGCGAGGGAATGACCCTGTCCGCCCTCTGTGACGCCGCTATCACGATGAGCGACAATACCGCGGCGAATCTCTTGCTGGAGACGATTGGCGGACCTGAAGGACTGACGACATTCCTGAGGGCGACCGGGGATCAGGTCAGCCGGCTGGACCGTTGGGAAACCGGGCTGAACGAGGCATTGCCCGGCGATCCGCGCGACACAACCACGCCGCGGGCGATGGTCTCGACCCTGCATCGGTTATTGTTCGGCGACGCGCTGTCAGAGGCGGCCCGCAAGATCCTGATCACCTGGATGGAGAACAATCTTGTAGCGGACGATCTGATCCGTGTCTCGCTCCCCCACGGCTGGTATATCGCTGACAAGAGCGGCGCGGGGGCACGCGGCGCAAGGGCTATCGTCGGAGTGCTGGGTCCAGAAGACAGGCCCGAGCGGATCGTCGCCATCTACATGACGGAGACCTCGGCCTCCATCGAGGCCCGAAATGCCGAGATCGCCAAGATCGCCAAGGTCATTGTCACCAACTGGAACGCGAAAAATTAA
- a CDS encoding TRAP transporter large permease, producing MDSVTVSVVALLLSLLVFLGSGVWIALSLLAVSLVMFFFFTPVEAGPILASTMWDASWNWALTALPLFIWMGEILMRSGLSANLFRGLSPWVGRLPGGLLHVNVVGCGVMAAVSGSSAVTCATVGRMTVPELRKRNYDPRMMVGSLAGAGTFGLLIPPSIIMIVYGVVAQQSVARLFVAGIVPGLVLVLLFSGYIALWSILNPGRRGEIPERVPFMQKLRASKDLLPVVLLIVAIIGSIYQGLATPTEAASIGILGAFLLSFLNGTMSRHMFMDSLLAATRISCMISFIIACAACLSIAVGFADIPRMVATWVESLKLSPMMLIAVLTLFFLILGCFLEGISILVLSSSVVLPMVDAAGIDLIWFGIFAVIVIECAQITPPVGFNLIVLKSMTGRGIGEVARDTLPFLLILLAAIALFTLFPGLVTFLPNLMYR from the coding sequence ATGGATAGCGTAACCGTTTCCGTGGTGGCCCTGCTGCTGAGCCTTCTTGTCTTCCTTGGTTCCGGTGTCTGGATCGCGCTCTCGCTGCTGGCCGTATCGCTGGTGATGTTCTTCTTCTTCACGCCGGTCGAGGCGGGGCCGATCCTTGCCTCGACCATGTGGGACGCAAGCTGGAACTGGGCGCTGACCGCGCTTCCGCTGTTCATCTGGATGGGCGAGATCCTGATGCGCTCGGGCCTGTCGGCCAACCTGTTTCGTGGGCTGTCGCCCTGGGTCGGCAGGCTTCCCGGAGGCTTGCTGCATGTCAATGTGGTCGGCTGCGGGGTCATGGCCGCCGTTTCGGGCTCGTCGGCCGTCACCTGCGCCACGGTCGGGCGGATGACCGTGCCAGAGTTGCGCAAGCGCAATTACGATCCGCGCATGATGGTCGGCTCGCTGGCGGGGGCGGGAACTTTCGGTCTGTTGATCCCGCCATCGATCATCATGATCGTCTATGGCGTGGTTGCGCAGCAATCCGTGGCCCGCCTGTTCGTGGCCGGGATCGTACCGGGGCTGGTGCTGGTCCTGCTGTTCTCGGGCTATATAGCCCTGTGGTCGATCCTGAATCCCGGGCGGCGCGGCGAAATCCCTGAGCGCGTTCCCTTCATGCAGAAGCTGAGGGCGTCCAAGGATCTCTTGCCAGTGGTGCTGCTGATCGTGGCGATCATCGGCTCGATCTATCAGGGGTTGGCCACGCCGACCGAAGCCGCCTCCATCGGTATCCTGGGTGCCTTTCTGTTGTCCTTCCTGAATGGCACGATGAGCCGTCACATGTTCATGGACAGCCTTCTGGCGGCTACCCGCATCTCCTGCATGATCTCTTTCATCATCGCCTGCGCTGCCTGCCTGTCCATCGCCGTCGGGTTCGCGGATATTCCCCGGATGGTGGCGACATGGGTCGAGAGCCTGAAACTGTCGCCAATGATGCTGATCGCGGTGTTGACGCTGTTCTTTTTGATCCTCGGCTGTTTCCTTGAGGGGATCTCGATCCTGGTTCTGTCCAGTTCTGTCGTGCTGCCGATGGTGGATGCAGCAGGGATCGACCTGATCTGGTTCGGGATTTTCGCGGTGATCGTGATCGAATGCGCGCAGATCACCCCGCCGGTCGGGTTCAACCTGATCGTGTTGAAATCGATGACTGGCAGGGGGATCGGCGAGGTTGCCCGGGATACGCTTCCCTTTCTGCTTATCCTGCTTGCCGCGATTGCCCTGTTTACGCTGTTTCCGGGGTTGGTGACCTTCCTGCCCAATCTGATGTATCGGTAG
- a CDS encoding TRAP transporter small permease, with product MFRAIAHKLYLFCGYAAGAFLAAIAVATLWQIVARQMGQAVETTELSGFCLAASTFLALAYTFVNGGHVRVGIIPQLFSGRISRGFEIWCCAIGILITGYAAYHMTLFTLETYRFGELSPGMMAIPLWIPQSAVAFGLAVMCIGIIEQAGLILSGRAADYETNIDSTAE from the coding sequence ATGTTCAGGGCTATCGCGCATAAGCTTTACCTGTTTTGCGGCTATGCCGCAGGCGCTTTTCTGGCTGCGATCGCGGTGGCGACATTATGGCAGATCGTCGCGCGGCAAATGGGGCAGGCGGTCGAGACCACCGAACTCTCCGGTTTCTGCCTGGCGGCGTCCACCTTTCTGGCGCTGGCCTATACTTTCGTGAATGGCGGGCATGTGCGGGTCGGGATCATCCCGCAGCTCTTTTCTGGCAGGATCAGCCGCGGTTTCGAGATATGGTGCTGTGCCATTGGTATCCTCATCACCGGCTATGCGGCCTATCACATGACGCTGTTCACACTGGAAACCTATCGCTTCGGAGAGCTGAGCCCCGGCATGATGGCGATCCCGCTCTGGATTCCGCAAAGCGCCGTGGCCTTCGGGCTGGCCGTGATGTGCATCGGCATCATCGAACAGGCGGGCCTGATCCTGTCCGGGCGGGCTGCCGATTACGAAACCAATATCGACAGCACGGCGGAGTAG
- a CDS encoding TRAP transporter substrate-binding protein, which translates to MNAFAKLGMTVAAICLASTASAETKWVMASGYPEDSFFTQTIRQFIEEVETATEGEVQIDLRPNGELIKLDAIRRAVQSGQVQLGEIRFGVYGNENPMYTLDSVPNVASDYDEARLLMDAQKPWFDKTFADAGMRVLSYMPWPGQGFYTKFEVTDGSEFQDVKLRIYSPATQRMGELLGFQATILPFAEVPQAFSTGLIEALFTSAQTGVDIQAWDYASHFTYSGSMHNKNAIIINERALSRLDPEMQEAVIAAGEKATETAWKLSQEAGEARLKELEENGMTTSDASPELQAKLAGIGEQMTAEWKESASPEEVEVLDNYLASKE; encoded by the coding sequence ATGAACGCCTTCGCGAAACTGGGAATGACCGTCGCCGCCATCTGCCTTGCCTCCACGGCCAGTGCCGAGACGAAATGGGTGATGGCTTCGGGCTATCCCGAGGACAGCTTCTTCACGCAGACCATCCGTCAATTCATCGAAGAGGTCGAAACCGCGACGGAGGGAGAGGTCCAGATCGACCTGCGGCCCAATGGCGAATTGATCAAGCTGGATGCAATCCGCCGCGCGGTACAGTCCGGGCAGGTGCAGTTGGGCGAGATCCGTTTCGGCGTCTACGGCAACGAAAACCCCATGTATACGCTGGACAGCGTGCCGAACGTGGCCAGCGATTACGACGAGGCACGCCTGCTGATGGATGCGCAGAAACCGTGGTTCGACAAGACATTCGCCGATGCAGGTATGCGTGTTCTCAGCTATATGCCCTGGCCGGGGCAAGGCTTTTACACCAAGTTCGAGGTGACTGACGGCTCTGAATTCCAGGACGTGAAACTGCGCATCTACTCTCCCGCGACGCAGCGCATGGGGGAGTTGCTCGGTTTCCAGGCGACGATCCTGCCCTTTGCAGAGGTCCCGCAGGCCTTCTCGACCGGGCTGATCGAGGCGCTGTTCACCTCGGCGCAGACGGGGGTGGATATCCAGGCATGGGATTACGCGTCGCATTTTACCTATTCGGGCTCGATGCATAACAAGAACGCCATCATCATCAACGAACGGGCCCTGTCGCGGCTTGATCCCGAGATGCAGGAGGCGGTGATAGCTGCCGGGGAAAAGGCGACCGAAACGGCGTGGAAGCTGAGTCAGGAGGCCGGCGAGGCGCGGCTGAAGGAACTGGAGGAAAACGGCATGACGACATCGGACGCCTCGCCCGAACTCCAGGCCAAGCTGGCAGGGATCGGCGAGCAGATGACCGCTGAATGGAAAGAGAGTGCATCGCCCGAAGAGGTGGAGGTGCTGGACAACTACCTGGCCTCCAAGGAGTGA
- the queE gene encoding 7-carboxy-7-deazaguanine synthase QueE — translation MTLRIAEIFGPTIQGEGALIGEPTVFIRAGGCDYRCSWCDSLHAVDSRYRHDWTVMTPEAIWQEVRRLSGGRPLTISISGGNPAIQDFAPVIAMGKAEGYRFACETQGSIARPWFSALDTLVLSPKPPSSGENVDWVGFGRCLTAAETCPNVVMKIVIFDDEDYLWAKAVAEKFPDLPLYLQPGNPEVDPDRPIDLQACADRLLWLIEKVTGDDWFAPRVLPQLHVLVWGNKRGV, via the coding sequence ATGACGTTGCGTATCGCCGAGATATTCGGACCCACGATCCAGGGCGAGGGCGCGCTGATCGGAGAGCCGACGGTGTTCATCCGGGCCGGTGGCTGCGATTACCGCTGCTCTTGGTGCGACTCGCTGCATGCCGTGGACAGCCGCTATCGCCATGACTGGACGGTGATGACGCCCGAGGCGATCTGGCAAGAGGTGCGCCGTCTGTCGGGGGGACGTCCGCTCACCATATCCATCTCGGGCGGCAATCCGGCGATCCAGGATTTCGCCCCGGTGATCGCGATGGGCAAGGCGGAAGGGTACCGTTTCGCCTGCGAAACCCAGGGCTCGATCGCCCGGCCATGGTTCTCGGCCCTCGATACGCTGGTTCTCAGCCCCAAGCCGCCTTCGAGCGGTGAAAACGTGGATTGGGTGGGTTTCGGGCGCTGCCTGACTGCCGCCGAGACATGCCCGAATGTGGTAATGAAGATCGTGATCTTCGATGACGAGGATTACCTGTGGGCCAAAGCGGTTGCCGAGAAATTTCCCGACCTCCCGCTCTATCTCCAGCCCGGCAACCCCGAGGTCGATCCGGATCGGCCTATCGATCTGCAGGCCTGCGCCGACCGGCTGCTCTGGCTGATCGAGAAAGTCACCGGCGACGACTGGTTTGCCCCCCGCGTCCTGCCGCAGCTTCATGTGCTGGTCTGGGGCAACAAGCGCGGCGTCTGA
- a CDS encoding 6-pyruvoyl trahydropterin synthase family protein, producing MYRIAKEFHFSASHQLSHLPPDHQCARLHGHNYVVVVELAAQELNAAGFVRDYHELGPLKAYIDDNFDHRHLNDIIDGPSTAEILARHFYDWCKARWPETAAVRVSETPKTWAEYRP from the coding sequence ATGTACCGGATCGCCAAGGAATTCCATTTTTCTGCCTCGCATCAACTGTCCCATCTGCCGCCGGACCATCAATGTGCGCGCTTGCATGGACATAACTATGTCGTTGTAGTCGAACTGGCTGCGCAGGAATTGAACGCTGCGGGTTTTGTCCGGGATTATCACGAACTCGGGCCGCTCAAGGCCTATATCGACGACAATTTCGATCACCGGCATCTCAACGACATCATCGACGGCCCCTCGACCGCCGAGATTCTTGCCCGGCATTTCTATGACTGGTGCAAGGCGCGCTGGCCGGAAACCGCGGCCGTGCGCGTGTCCGAGACACCGAAGACCTGGGCCGAGTACCGGCCATGA
- the queC gene encoding 7-cyano-7-deazaguanine synthase QueC — protein MKAIVICSGGLDSVSLAHMLAARGELSRLVSFDYGQRHRKELDYAVACAERLDVPHHVIDLRSVGAALTGSALTGDIGVPDGHYAEETMKITVVPNRNAIMLTIAYGIAAANGDRAVATAVHGGDHFIYPDCRPEFTTAFDRMQRAALDGYADVTLLTPFVHRSKADIVAEGARAGTPFAETWSCYKGGADHCGRCGTCVERREAFHLAGIDDPTVYEDPEFWQQAISSKAEA, from the coding sequence ATGAAAGCCATTGTCATCTGCTCCGGCGGACTCGATTCCGTTTCACTCGCTCATATGCTGGCAGCGCGAGGGGAGCTTTCCCGCCTCGTCTCTTTCGATTACGGCCAGCGCCACCGCAAGGAGCTGGACTATGCGGTCGCTTGCGCCGAGCGCCTGGACGTGCCGCATCATGTCATCGATTTGCGTTCGGTCGGCGCGGCGCTGACCGGATCGGCCCTGACCGGGGATATCGGCGTTCCCGACGGGCATTATGCCGAAGAGACGATGAAGATCACCGTCGTCCCCAATCGCAATGCCATCATGCTGACCATCGCCTATGGCATCGCGGCTGCAAATGGGGACCGCGCCGTGGCCACCGCCGTTCACGGTGGCGATCACTTCATCTATCCCGATTGCCGCCCGGAATTCACCACTGCCTTTGACCGGATGCAACGCGCCGCGCTCGATGGCTATGCCGATGTGACGCTTCTGACCCCGTTCGTGCATCGCTCCAAGGCCGATATCGTTGCCGAGGGCGCGCGGGCAGGCACGCCCTTCGCGGAAACATGGTCCTGCTACAAGGGCGGGGCGGATCATTGTGGGCGCTGTGGCACCTGCGTTGAACGGCGCGAAGCCTTTCACCTCGCCGGGATCGACGATCCGACGGTCTACGAGGATCCGGAATTCTGGCAGCAGGCCATATCAAGCAAGGCGGAGGCTTAA
- a CDS encoding Zn-dependent hydrolase, which yields MTRIARTERIQGLIEGLDRFTATPGNGTTRLTYSPEFRQARDYLRDQMAKAGLVVREDAVGNIFGRLEGRDPGLAPIIVGSHFDSVPNGGKFDGPAGVITGIEIAFLFQEQGLVPNRPIEFIAMIEEEGARFGGGLFGSRILTGKVDTDGLSDLRDDDGISVAEAMREYGLDPENAGLAVLPPGAIHAFLELHIEQGPVLETHGEDVAIVDRIVGLSQLKVTIRGQAGHAGTTPMNARRDALVGAVSVLSELPDLARSIGQDAVLTVGKIDVLPGGANVIPDQVTFSVDIRAPKEEVVRELISQTQAVVEKANGNGLTSEVELQLFAQPTLLSSEIHGALSRHADELGLKSRVMVSGAGHDAMIMADFAPTGLIFVPSHNGISHAPEEWTDFDQLARGIDVMFRTVKEMAG from the coding sequence ATGACACGCATTGCCAGAACCGAACGTATCCAAGGTCTGATCGAGGGATTGGATCGCTTTACCGCCACGCCGGGCAATGGCACCACCCGGTTGACCTATAGCCCGGAGTTCCGCCAGGCACGCGACTATCTGCGCGATCAGATGGCCAAGGCCGGATTGGTCGTGCGCGAGGATGCCGTGGGCAATATCTTCGGACGATTGGAGGGGCGTGATCCGGGACTTGCCCCGATCATTGTCGGCTCGCATTTCGACTCGGTCCCGAATGGCGGCAAGTTTGATGGCCCCGCGGGGGTGATCACGGGTATCGAGATCGCTTTCCTGTTTCAGGAGCAGGGGCTGGTTCCCAACCGCCCCATCGAATTCATCGCAATGATCGAAGAGGAGGGCGCGCGTTTCGGCGGCGGGCTGTTCGGGTCGCGTATCCTGACGGGCAAGGTCGATACGGATGGCTTGTCCGATCTTCGCGACGATGATGGCATTTCCGTGGCAGAGGCGATGCGCGAATATGGGCTCGATCCGGAAAATGCAGGTCTGGCGGTGCTGCCACCCGGCGCGATTCACGCATTTCTGGAACTGCATATCGAACAGGGTCCGGTGCTGGAAACACATGGCGAGGATGTCGCCATCGTGGACCGCATCGTCGGGCTGTCACAACTGAAGGTGACGATCCGCGGGCAGGCGGGCCATGCGGGCACCACGCCGATGAATGCCCGCCGGGACGCGCTGGTTGGCGCGGTCTCGGTCCTTTCCGAACTGCCCGACCTTGCCCGCAGCATCGGGCAGGACGCCGTTCTGACTGTCGGCAAGATCGATGTCTTACCCGGCGGTGCGAATGTCATTCCCGATCAGGTGACCTTCAGCGTCGATATCCGGGCGCCGAAGGAAGAGGTCGTGCGCGAACTGATCTCGCAAACGCAAGCCGTGGTCGAAAAGGCGAATGGCAATGGTTTGACTAGCGAGGTGGAGCTGCAGCTTTTCGCGCAACCCACGCTTCTGTCGTCAGAAATCCACGGCGCGTTGTCTCGGCATGCGGATGAGCTGGGCCTGAAAAGCCGGGTGATGGTCAGCGGCGCGGGTCATGACGCGATGATCATGGCCGATTTCGCGCCGACCGGCCTGATCTTCGTTCCCAGCCACAACGGTATCTCGCACGCACCGGAAGAATGGACCGATTTCGATCAATTGGCCCGTGGAATCGATGTCATGTTCCGGACCGTGAAAGAAATGGCCGGCTGA